The proteins below are encoded in one region of Candidatus Dormiibacterota bacterium:
- a CDS encoding ice-binding family protein has translation MATDTRRTQAGSVRRRIILAGAGALIATTGLTVGTLGATPVLALGVAPPLGTTANFAVVAGQTITNTGPTVIVSDLGLHPGSAVTGAPAVVGAEHVADGVALQAKNDLVTAYTVAKNEPPDSTLSNPELGGLTLVPGVYRLATAGLTGTLTLDGKGDPNSVFIFQVGSTLITGSDSRVRVINGASACNIFWQVGSSATLGTRTNFQGNILALTDITLTTGANIQNGRALVRNGQLVLDTNHITSPGDCSRAASSTGVTSSAPSSVTGQPVTLTATVPGASGGTVTFLNGTTSLGTSPVGGTGQATVTTTTLTAGSHSITAVYTGSSSLLGSTSPVLIQTVRAPTSVSELTSGGTGGNVPAISGPPSAGGAAPQRGGSPWTPATIAAALAGLAAALVAVNRRRTRRTGRQM, from the coding sequence ATGGCAACCGACACTCGACGTACCCAGGCCGGCTCCGTCCGCCGGCGCATCATCCTCGCCGGGGCCGGAGCCCTCATCGCCACCACCGGGCTGACCGTCGGCACCCTCGGTGCCACCCCCGTGCTCGCGCTGGGCGTCGCCCCCCCGCTCGGCACCACCGCGAACTTTGCGGTCGTCGCCGGCCAGACCATCACCAATACCGGACCCACCGTGATCGTCAGTGACCTCGGCCTGCATCCGGGCTCCGCCGTGACCGGCGCCCCGGCGGTCGTCGGAGCGGAGCACGTCGCCGACGGCGTGGCGCTCCAGGCCAAGAACGACCTGGTCACCGCGTACACCGTCGCGAAGAACGAGCCGCCCGACTCGACGCTGTCGAACCCGGAGCTGGGCGGGCTGACGCTCGTGCCCGGCGTCTACCGGCTCGCCACCGCCGGGCTGACCGGCACCCTGACCCTCGACGGCAAGGGCGATCCCAACTCCGTCTTCATCTTCCAGGTCGGGAGCACGCTCATCACCGGGAGCGACTCGCGCGTCCGCGTCATCAATGGCGCCAGCGCCTGCAACATCTTCTGGCAGGTGGGAAGCTCGGCGACCCTCGGCACGAGGACGAACTTCCAGGGGAACATCCTCGCGCTCACCGACATCACCCTGACCACCGGCGCGAACATCCAGAACGGGCGCGCCCTGGTCCGCAATGGCCAGCTCGTGCTGGACACCAATCACATCACCAGCCCCGGCGACTGCAGCAGGGCGGCGAGCTCCACCGGCGTGACCTCGTCGGCCCCATCCTCGGTGACCGGTCAGCCGGTGACCCTCACCGCCACCGTCCCCGGCGCCTCCGGCGGCACCGTGACCTTCCTCAACGGCACCACCTCGCTGGGCACGTCCCCGGTGGGCGGCACCGGGCAGGCCACCGTGACCACCACGACGCTGACCGCGGGCAGCCACTCGATCACCGCCGTCTACACGGGCTCGTCCAGCCTCCTCGGCAGCACCTCGCCCGTCCTGATCCAGACCGTGCGGGCGCCCACCAGCGTGTCCGAGCTGACCAGCGGTGGCACCGGCGGCAACGTCCCGGCGATCTCCGGTCCGCCCAGCGCCGGCGGCGCGGCCCCGCAGCGCGGTGGCTCTCCCTGGACACCGGCAACGATCGCCGCCGCGCTCGCGGGCCTCGCCGCTGCCCTGGTCGCGGTGAATCGCCGCCGCACCCGCCGGACCGGTCGCCAGATGTGA